Proteins encoded by one window of Microplitis mediator isolate UGA2020A chromosome 1, iyMicMedi2.1, whole genome shotgun sequence:
- the LOC130678218 gene encoding E3 ubiquitin-protein ligase arih1-like, producing the protein MDSDDNCYDLPDCEFETGLSDDEVEMENLATCDSNIDDYSYQVLKTEEIVGHMLKKIKSISGIIEIPSTITRILLHHFNWDEEKLLDKFYTQNRSELFKEAHIIDPSSSSSAAAVSTSAVSKKNNSIIESEDCEICLVPLSCNLMTGMECGHRFCTDCWDSYLSTKIIEQGECQSITCPAHKCDIIVDDETAMNYIKDFNVKTKYQHLITNSYVESDRLLKWCETPDCNHAIKVSYVDFKPVTCHCGRTFCFKCNKKWHDPILCDLLRKWMKKVDEDAATSAWIGINTKDCPQCLTIIEKNGGCNHMTCRKCRYEFCWICMMNWKEHNTNYKCNRFEADAERAVEKTRSSLRRYMFYSDRFMNHSRSLELENNLYLIVGDKMMELQKMDMSWIAVQFLKKAVDILCKCRQTLMYTYSFAYYIKKSNQSTIFEDNQQDLESAIETLSHYLEQDIDEEEPSEIKKKVQNKADYCESRRKVLLDHVHEGYDKGWWNYTNLE; encoded by the coding sequence atggatTCCGATGATAACTGTTACGATTTACCGGATTGTGAATTTGAAACCGGCCTCAGTGACGATGAAGTTGAAATGGAAAATTTAGCAACATGTGATTCAAATATTGATGATTATTCATACCAAGTGTTAAAAACCGAAGAAATTGTTGGtcatatgttaaaaaaaataaaatcaattagcGGGATAATTGAAATTCCATCAACGATAACGCGGATTCTACTCCATCATTTTAATTGGGACGAAGAGAAattattagataaattttatactcaAAATCGCAGTGAATTGTTTAAGGAGGCTCACATTATTGATccctcatcatcatcatcagcagcagcagtaTCAACATCAgcagtaagtaaaaaaaataattcaattattgaaTCTGAAGATTGCGAAATTTGTCTGGTTCCGTTATCTTGTAATTTGATGACTGGGATGGAATGCGGGCATCGTTTCTGTACTGATTGTTGGGACTcttatttatcaactaaaataatCGAACAAGGGGAATGTCAATCAATAACTTGCCCAGCTCACAAATGCGATATTATCGTTGATGACGAAACCGCAATGAATTACATAAAagattttaatgtaaaaacaaaatatcaacATTTGATAACAAATAGTTACGTTGAGTCTGACAGATTATTAAAATGGTGCGAGACACCTGATTGTAATCATGCCATTAAAGTTTCTTATGTTGATTTCAAACCGGTGACATGTCACTGCGGCCGGacattttgttttaaatgcaacaaaaaatggCACGATCCGATTTTATGCGATTTGTTACGTAAGTGGATGAAAAAAGTCGATGAAGATGCGGCGACATCTGCGTGGATTGGAATTAATACAAAAGATTGTCCACAATGTCTGacgataattgaaaaaaatggcgggTGCAATCATATGACTTGTAGAAAGTGTAGATATGAATTTTGCTGGATTTGTATGATGAATTGGAAAGAAcataatacaaattataaatgtaaTAGATTTGAAGCTGATGCTGAACGTGCTGTGGAAAAGACAAGATCTTCGTTACGCAGATACATGTTTTATTCTGATCGTTTTATGAATCATTCGAGATCACTGGAGTTAGAGAACAATTTGTACCTTATTGTTGGTGACAAAATGATGGAGTTGCAGAAAATGGACATGTCTTGGATTGCAGtacagtttttgaaaaaagctGTTGATATTTTGTGCAAATGCAGACAAACTTTGATGTATACGTACTCGTTTGCGTACTACATTAAGAAGTCGAATCAATCTACTATTTTCGAAGACAATCAACAGGATCTGGAATCGGCTATTGAGACTCTGTCGCATTATTTAGAGCAGGATATCGATGAGGAAGAACCTagtgaaattaaaaagaaGGTTCAGAACAAAGCTGACTACTGCGAAAGTAGAAGGAAAGTTCTGCTGGATCACGTTCATGAGGGCTATGACAAAGGCTGGTGGAATTACACAAATcttgagtaa
- the LOC130678219 gene encoding E3 ubiquitin-protein ligase ariadne-1-like, which yields MGSDDNCYDSPNCEFESDLSEDEIEMDNLAICFSNIDDYSYQVLKTEEIVGHMLKKIKSISGIIEIPSTITRILLHHFNWDEEKLLDKFYTQNRSELFKEAHIIDPSSSSSAAASTSAVSKKNNSVIESEDCEICLVPLSCNLMTGMECGHRFCTDCWDSYLSTKIIEQGECQSITCPAHKCDIIVDDETAMNYIKDFNVKTKYQHLITNSYVESDRLLKWCETPDCNHAIKVSYVDFKPVTCHCGRTFCFKCNKKWHDPILCDLLRKWMKRVDEDAETSRWIGLHTKDCPNCLAIIEKNGGCHHMTCKKCKHEFCWICLINWKEHLSHYVCNRFDADDANERAAEQTRSSLRKYIFCSDRYMNHFRSLELENNLYLVVGDKMMEMQKMNMSWIAVQFLKKAVDILCKCRQTLMYTYSFAYYIEKSNQSTIFEDNQKDLESAVETLSHYLEQDINEEEPSEIKKKVQNKADYCESRRKVLLDHVHEGYDKGWWNYTNLDPILNICINYLLSRRPRKIISCLLTRKLVYND from the exons ATGGGTTCCGATGATAACTGTTACGATTCACCGAATTGCGAATTTGAATCCGACCTCAGTGAAGATGAAATTGAAATGGATAATTTAGCGATATgtttttcaaatattgatGATTATTCATACCAAGTGTTGAAAACCGAAGAAATTGTTGGtcatatgttaaaaaaaataaaatcaatcagCGGAATAATTGAAATTCCATCAACGATAACGCGAATTCTACTTCATCATTTTAATTGGGACGAAGAGAAattattagataaattttatactcaAAATCGCAGTGAATTGTTCAAGGAGGCTCACATTATTGATccctcatcatcatcatcagcagCAGCATCAACATCAgcagtaagtaaaaaaaataattcagttaTTGAATCTGAAGATTGCGAAATTTGTCTGGTTCCGTTATCTTGTAATTTGATGACTGGGATGGAATGCGGGCATCGTTTCTGTACTGATTGTTGGGACTcttatttatcaactaaaataatCGAACAAGGGGAATGTCAATCAATAACTTGCCCGGCTCACAAATGCGATATTATCGTTGATGACGAAACCGCAATGAATTACATTAAagattttaatgtaaaaacaaaatatcaacATTTGATAACAAATAGTTACGTTGAGTCTGACAGATTATTAAAATGGTGCGAGACACCTGATTGTAATCATGCCATTAAAGTTTCTTATGTTGATTTCAAACCGGTGACATGTCACTGCGGCCGGacattttgttttaaatgcaacaaaaaatggCACGATCCAATTCTATGCGATTTGCTACGTAAGTGGATGAAAAGAGTCGATGAAGATGCGGAGACATCTCGGTGGATTGGACTTCATACAAAAGACTGTCCAAATTGTCTGgcgataattgaaaaaaatggtgGGTGCCATCATATGACTTGTAAAAAGTGTAAACATGAATTTTGCTGGATTTGTTTGATAAATTGGAAAGAACATCTTTCACATTATGTATGTAATAGATTTGATGCTGATGATGCTAATGAACGTGCTGCGGAACAGACAAGATCTTCGTTGcggaaatatattttttgttctgaTCGTTATATGAATCATTTCAGATCACTGGAGTTAGAGAACAATTTGTACCTTGTTGTTGGTGACAAAATGATGGAGATGCAGAAAATGAACATGTCTTGGATTGCAGtacagtttttgaaaaaagctGTTGATATTTTGTGCAAATGCAGACAAACTTTGATGTATACGTACTCGTTTGCGTACTACATTGAGAAGTCGAATCAATCTactatttttgaagacaatcAAAAGGATCTGGAATCGGCTGTTGAGACTTTGTCGCACTATTTAGAGCAGGATATCAATGAGGAAGAACCTagtgaaattaaaaagaaGGTTCAGAACAAAGCTGACTACTGCGAAAGTAGAAGAAAAGTTCTGCTGGATCACGTTCATGAGGGCTATGACAAAGGCTGGTGGAATTACACAAATCTtga TCCAATTTTGAACAtctgtattaattatttgctatcAAGAAGGCCAAGGAAAATTATTAGTTGCTTATTAACCAGAAAATTAGTTTATAATGATTAA